A window of the Synechococcus sp. JA-3-3Ab genome harbors these coding sequences:
- the groL gene encoding chaperonin GroEL (60 kDa chaperone family; promotes refolding of misfolded polypeptides especially under stressful conditions; forms two stacked rings of heptamers to form a barrel-shaped 14mer; ends can be capped by GroES; misfolded proteins enter the barrel where they are refolded when GroES binds): MAKSIIFSEEARRALEHGMDILAEAVAVTLGPKGRNVVLEKKFGAPQIVNDGVTIAKEIELEDHIENTGVSLIRQAASKTNDTAGDGTTTATVLAHAMVKEGLKNVAAGANPIALKRGIDKAVKFLVDKIAEHARPVEDSKAIAQVAAISAGNDEEVGRMIAEAMDKVGREGVISLEEGKSMTTELEVTEGMRFDKGYISPYFVTDTERMEAVLENPYILITDKKITLVQDLVPVLEQVARAGRPLLIIAEDIEKEALATLVVNKLRGVLSVVAVKAPGFGDRRKAMLEDIAILTGGEVISEERGLKLENARLDSFGSARRVTVTKDHTTIVAEGNEAAVKARCEQIRRQIEETDSTYDKEKLQERLAKLSGGVAVIKVGAATETEMKDRKLRLEDAINATKAAVEEGIVPGGGTTLAHLMPAVTEWAQANLSGDELVGAMLVARALGAPLRRIAENAGQNGSIVLERVKEKPFTVGYDAQNDAYVDMFEAGIVDPAKVTRSALQNAASIASMVLTTEAIVVDKPEPKSNKPAGGGGGVDDYDY; encoded by the coding sequence ATGGCCAAGTCGATCATTTTTAGCGAAGAAGCCCGTCGTGCCCTTGAACACGGCATGGACATTTTGGCGGAAGCTGTAGCCGTTACTCTCGGCCCCAAAGGGCGCAACGTCGTCCTGGAGAAGAAGTTTGGCGCACCCCAAATTGTTAACGATGGGGTAACCATCGCCAAAGAGATCGAGCTGGAAGACCACATTGAAAACACTGGCGTCTCCTTGATCCGTCAGGCGGCTTCCAAGACCAATGACACGGCTGGGGACGGCACCACCACCGCCACCGTCCTGGCCCACGCCATGGTTAAAGAAGGGCTGAAAAACGTGGCCGCCGGCGCCAACCCGATTGCCCTCAAGCGCGGCATCGACAAAGCCGTGAAGTTCCTGGTGGACAAGATCGCCGAACATGCCCGCCCGGTGGAAGACTCCAAAGCCATTGCCCAGGTGGCGGCCATTTCCGCCGGCAACGATGAGGAAGTGGGCCGCATGATCGCCGAGGCCATGGACAAAGTGGGCCGCGAAGGGGTGATCTCCTTGGAAGAAGGCAAGTCCATGACCACTGAGCTGGAAGTGACGGAGGGGATGCGCTTTGACAAAGGCTACATCTCCCCCTACTTCGTCACCGACACGGAGCGGATGGAGGCGGTTCTGGAAAACCCCTACATCCTGATTACCGATAAGAAAATCACCCTGGTACAAGACCTGGTGCCGGTGCTGGAGCAAGTGGCCCGCGCCGGTCGTCCGCTGCTGATCATCGCCGAAGACATCGAGAAAGAAGCCCTGGCCACTCTGGTGGTGAACAAGCTGCGGGGCGTGCTGAGCGTGGTGGCGGTGAAAGCGCCTGGCTTTGGGGATCGCCGTAAGGCCATGCTGGAAGACATCGCCATCCTCACTGGCGGTGAGGTCATCAGCGAAGAGCGCGGCCTGAAGCTGGAGAACGCCCGTCTCGACTCCTTCGGCTCGGCCCGTCGCGTCACGGTAACCAAAGACCACACCACCATCGTGGCCGAAGGCAACGAAGCGGCTGTCAAAGCCCGCTGTGAGCAAATCCGTCGCCAAATTGAAGAAACCGACTCCACCTACGACAAAGAAAAACTGCAAGAGCGCCTGGCCAAGCTCTCCGGCGGTGTGGCGGTGATCAAAGTGGGCGCGGCCACCGAAACTGAGATGAAGGATCGCAAGCTGCGCCTGGAGGACGCCATCAACGCCACCAAGGCGGCGGTGGAAGAGGGGATCGTCCCCGGCGGCGGCACTACCCTGGCGCACCTGATGCCGGCGGTAACGGAGTGGGCGCAGGCCAACTTGTCCGGCGATGAGCTGGTAGGGGCCATGCTGGTTGCCCGCGCGCTGGGCGCTCCGCTGCGCCGCATTGCCGAGAATGCCGGCCAGAACGGCTCGATCGTGCTGGAGCGGGTGAAAGAGAAACCCTTCACGGTGGGTTACGACGCCCAGAACGACGCCTATGTGGATATGTTTGAGGCGGGCATCGTTGACCCGGCCAAAGTCACCCGCTCTGCCCTGCAAAACGCTGCCTCGATTGCCAGCATGGTGCTCACCACCGAGGCCATCGTGGTAGACAAGCCGGAGCCCAAGAGCAACAAGCCCGCTGGCGGTGGCGGCGGCGTGGATGACTACGACTACTAA
- a CDS encoding DUF429 domain-containing protein: MARLICIGLDLAWSARNPSGVATLEVESGDPQAPNLTGHLRDNRLLQTDQEIVDYIQAQAGGDPCLVAVDAPLRVPNPSGQRRAEAELNRVFRAYAAGAHPANRRLLAKNGQVRGEALVQALSRYGFREQASIEQGSLARQITEVFPHSAMVSLFGLSRSLPYKARPRRTWLQREQAWRLYQQHLRALASADPSLQGHEPLLQVEVGSLRGRQLKNYEDQVDALMCAYIALYGFRWGSERCHSFGNLQEGHIFTPLPPSLQGKSPVSSPETPQGL, from the coding sequence GTGGCACGGTTAATCTGCATTGGCCTAGACCTGGCCTGGTCGGCCCGCAACCCCTCTGGCGTGGCAACGCTGGAGGTTGAGAGCGGGGATCCCCAAGCCCCGAACCTGACGGGCCACCTGCGGGACAACCGCCTCTTGCAAACCGACCAGGAGATTGTGGACTACATCCAAGCCCAAGCGGGAGGGGATCCCTGCCTGGTGGCGGTGGATGCCCCCCTGCGCGTCCCCAACCCCAGCGGCCAGCGGCGGGCGGAAGCCGAGCTGAACCGGGTGTTTCGCGCCTATGCCGCTGGCGCCCACCCGGCCAACCGCCGCCTCTTGGCCAAAAACGGCCAGGTGCGAGGGGAGGCCCTGGTGCAAGCTCTCTCCCGTTATGGCTTTCGCGAGCAGGCCAGCATCGAGCAGGGATCCCTGGCCCGGCAGATCACCGAAGTCTTCCCCCACAGCGCCATGGTGAGCCTGTTTGGCCTCAGCCGCAGCCTCCCCTACAAAGCGCGTCCCCGCCGCACCTGGCTGCAACGAGAACAGGCGTGGCGGCTGTACCAGCAACATCTGCGCGCCTTGGCCAGCGCCGATCCGTCTCTGCAAGGCCACGAGCCCCTGCTCCAAGTGGAGGTGGGATCCCTTAGGGGCCGCCAACTCAAAAACTACGAAGACCAAGTCGATGCCTTAATGTGCGCCTACATCGCCCTCTACGGCTTCCGCTGGGGATCCGAGCGCTGCCACAGCTTCGGCAACCTGCAAGAAGGCCACATTTTCACTCCCCTGCCCCCCTCATTGCAAGGGAAGAGCCCTGTTTCCTCGCCGGAAACTCCACAAGGGCTTTAA
- a CDS encoding GuaB3 family IMP dehydrogenase-related protein: MNPQLGRNRQARRAYGLDEIALVPGRRTLDPSLVDTHFTLGGIQRQIPIIASAMDGVVDVRMAILLSELGAFGVLNLDGIQTRYADPDEVLDQIASVGKDEFVPLMQRLYSEPVKPDLIQERIRQIKAGGAIAAASSVPAHAAQYGPLVAEAGGDLFFVQATVVSVHHKVPEGMQKLDLAAFCRSMPIPVVVGNCVTYDVALELMQAGAAGVLVGIGPGAACTSRGVLGVGVPQATAIADCAAARDQFLTESGTYVPIIADGGLVTGGDICKAIACGADAVMIGSPLARAYEAPGRGFHWGMATPSPILPRGTRIRVGSTGTLEEILRGPARLDDGTHNLWGALRTSMATLGAANLKEMHQVEICIAPSLLTEGKVYQKAQSLGMGK; the protein is encoded by the coding sequence ATGAACCCACAACTGGGGCGCAATCGGCAGGCAAGACGCGCTTACGGGCTGGATGAGATCGCGCTGGTGCCGGGCAGGCGAACCCTGGATCCCAGCTTGGTGGACACCCACTTCACCCTGGGAGGGATCCAACGGCAAATCCCCATCATCGCCAGCGCTATGGATGGCGTGGTGGATGTGCGAATGGCCATTTTGCTCTCGGAGCTGGGGGCCTTCGGGGTGTTGAACCTGGATGGCATCCAAACCCGCTACGCCGATCCCGATGAGGTGTTGGATCAGATTGCGTCGGTGGGCAAAGACGAGTTTGTGCCCCTAATGCAGCGCCTCTACAGCGAACCTGTAAAGCCGGATCTGATTCAAGAGCGCATCCGCCAAATCAAGGCCGGTGGCGCCATTGCAGCAGCCAGCAGTGTGCCCGCCCACGCCGCCCAATACGGCCCCCTGGTGGCTGAAGCCGGGGGGGATCTGTTCTTCGTCCAGGCCACCGTGGTTTCCGTCCACCACAAGGTGCCTGAAGGCATGCAAAAGCTGGATCTGGCCGCCTTCTGCCGCTCCATGCCCATTCCCGTGGTGGTCGGCAACTGCGTCACCTATGATGTCGCCCTGGAGCTGATGCAAGCGGGAGCCGCAGGAGTCCTGGTGGGCATCGGCCCCGGCGCTGCCTGCACCTCCCGCGGCGTGCTGGGGGTGGGAGTACCTCAGGCTACCGCCATCGCCGACTGTGCAGCCGCCCGCGACCAGTTCTTGACGGAAAGTGGCACCTACGTTCCCATCATTGCCGACGGCGGCTTGGTAACCGGCGGGGATATTTGCAAGGCCATCGCCTGCGGAGCCGACGCCGTGATGATCGGATCCCCCTTGGCCCGCGCCTATGAGGCCCCCGGTCGCGGCTTTCATTGGGGCATGGCCACCCCCAGCCCCATCTTGCCCCGCGGCACCCGCATCCGCGTGGGATCCACCGGCACCCTAGAAGAAATCTTGCGCGGCCCCGCCCGCCTCGATGACGGCACCCACAACCTCTGGGGCGCCCTGCGCACCAGCATGGCCACCCTGGGCGCCGCCAACCTCAAAGAAATGCACCAGGTGGAGATCTGCATTGCCCCCTCCCTTTTGACCGAGGGAAAGGTCTACCAAAAGGCGCAGAGCCTGGGCATGGGGAAATAG
- a CDS encoding iron uptake porin: MPAKHANYWKTLLAGTLGAAAILTPGVAYAQATGPVTSISELSDVRPTDWAFQALQSLVERYGCIAGYPDRTFRGNRAMTRFEFAAGMNACLDRINELIAAGLADKVSKEDLATLQRLQEEFAAELAALRGRVDAAEADINDLKGKIFNPVTKLNAQVITAILGSALTEDRVVQGRVVAEQNQANMTLPYRVRLNFDASFVGRDRLRIRLQARDAVTTFFEGDPGVGFQGGAGGTFTLAQLVYQFPAFDRAATIYTGITGTGVSSVLQYSTPFDALSDFADAPNSTADVPSGTLFGFRYRLSDQFRLAYAYSTRRGQALGRGFGDSGLTGDDSAHTVELGFLPTKGLEFYLQFASTYLQQANDGPTFLATGKSLFRGPVRRTQVNVSARVNAFTFAANWEISPRITLSGWFTAGNVDYNLPNVVPAGTVDPGEEDFNGFLLGFVFPDLFVEGAKGGIVFGQPIVTTDNDGVWDTRPFVVDVYYSFPVNEYITLTPAAYFVSNPNGGRPGDNDPTIGVGALRAVFTF; encoded by the coding sequence ATGCCCGCGAAACACGCGAACTACTGGAAAACGCTGCTGGCCGGCACCCTGGGTGCAGCAGCGATTCTGACCCCTGGAGTGGCTTATGCCCAAGCTACTGGGCCGGTCACCTCCATCTCTGAGCTTTCGGATGTGCGGCCCACCGACTGGGCCTTCCAAGCCCTGCAATCCTTGGTGGAGCGCTACGGTTGTATTGCCGGCTACCCTGACCGCACCTTCCGCGGCAACCGGGCTATGACTCGCTTTGAGTTTGCCGCCGGTATGAACGCCTGCTTGGATCGCATCAATGAGTTGATTGCAGCCGGTTTGGCCGACAAAGTCTCCAAGGAAGACTTGGCCACTCTGCAGCGCTTGCAAGAGGAATTTGCTGCTGAGCTGGCAGCCCTGCGCGGGCGGGTGGATGCGGCAGAGGCTGATATTAACGATCTGAAAGGGAAGATCTTCAACCCAGTTACCAAGCTTAACGCTCAGGTCATTACCGCAATTCTTGGTAGCGCTCTTACAGAAGACCGGGTCGTACAAGGAAGAGTGGTAGCCGAGCAAAATCAGGCAAACATGACTCTTCCCTATCGGGTACGCTTGAACTTCGATGCTTCTTTTGTGGGTCGCGATCGCCTGCGCATTCGTCTCCAAGCTCGCGATGCGGTAACCACCTTCTTTGAGGGTGACCCAGGCGTTGGCTTCCAAGGAGGTGCGGGCGGTACCTTTACTCTTGCCCAGCTGGTTTATCAATTTCCTGCTTTCGACCGCGCTGCTACCATCTACACAGGTATTACAGGTACAGGGGTGTCTAGCGTTCTGCAGTACAGCACGCCCTTTGATGCTCTGTCGGACTTTGCCGATGCTCCCAACTCTACGGCAGATGTGCCCAGCGGAACCCTATTTGGTTTTCGCTACCGTTTGAGCGACCAGTTTCGTTTAGCCTACGCCTACAGCACCAGAAGAGGTCAAGCTCTGGGGAGAGGCTTTGGCGACAGTGGCTTGACAGGTGATGATAGCGCTCACACCGTCGAGCTGGGCTTCTTGCCAACCAAGGGCTTGGAGTTTTACCTTCAGTTTGCTTCCACCTACCTGCAGCAAGCAAATGACGGTCCTACCTTCCTGGCCACGGGTAAAAGTCTCTTCCGCGGGCCGGTAAGAAGAACGCAGGTCAATGTCTCTGCACGGGTGAATGCTTTTACGTTCGCAGCCAACTGGGAGATCAGCCCTCGCATTACCTTGTCTGGCTGGTTTACGGCTGGCAATGTGGATTACAACCTGCCCAATGTGGTACCGGCTGGTACTGTGGATCCGGGAGAGGAAGACTTTAACGGTTTCCTCCTTGGCTTTGTTTTCCCCGACCTCTTCGTGGAGGGTGCCAAAGGCGGGATTGTATTTGGGCAGCCAATCGTGACCACAGACAACGACGGAGTGTGGGATACTCGCCCCTTCGTTGTGGACGTCTACTACAGCTTCCCGGTCAATGAGTACATTACTCTAACGCCTGCTGCCTACTTTGTGAGCAACCCCAATGGCGGCAGACCTGGAGACAACGACCCAACCATTGGCGTGGGGGCTTTGCGAGCTGTGTTTACTTTCTAG
- a CDS encoding iron uptake porin, which translates to MPAKHANYWKTLLAGTLGAAAILTPGVAYAQATGPVTSISELSDVQPTDWAFQALQSLVERYGCIAGYPDRTFRGNRAMTRFEFAAGMNACLDRINELIAAGLADKVSKEDLATLQRLQEEFAAELAALRGRVDALEADVTDLKGKVFNPVTKLNAQVIAAVVGSALTEDRVVDGKVVAEQNQANMTLPYRVRLNFDASFVGRDRLRIRLQARDAVTEFFDGDPGLEFGGRGGGTFTLAKLIYQFPAFNQAATIYTGIVGSDVSDVFNYSTPFEALSDFADAPNSTADVPGGALFGFRYRLSDQLRLAYSYSTRNAQALGNGFGDSGITGSDSAHAVELGFLPNENLEIYLQFASTYLQTANDGPEFLANGTALFRGPLRVTNVSTSARVNAFSVAANWEITPRIIASGWFTAGNVDYNLPNVVPAGTIDPGDEDFNGWLFGFAFPDLFIEGAQGGVVFGQPIVTTKNEGVWDTRPFIVDVYYSFPVNEYLTLTPAAYFVSNPNGGKPGDNDPTIGVGALRAVFNF; encoded by the coding sequence ATGCCCGCGAAACACGCGAACTACTGGAAAACGCTGCTGGCCGGCACTCTGGGTGCAGCAGCGATCCTGACCCCTGGAGTGGCTTATGCCCAAGCTACCGGGCCGGTCACCTCCATCTCTGAGCTTTCGGATGTGCAGCCCACCGACTGGGCCTTCCAAGCCCTGCAATCCTTGGTGGAGCGCTACGGTTGTATTGCCGGCTACCCTGACCGCACCTTCCGCGGCAACCGGGCTATGACTCGCTTTGAGTTTGCCGCCGGTATGAACGCCTGCTTGGATCGCATCAATGAGTTGATTGCAGCCGGTTTGGCCGACAAAGTCTCCAAGGAAGACTTGGCCACTCTGCAGCGCTTGCAAGAGGAATTTGCTGCTGAGCTGGCAGCCCTGCGCGGGCGGGTGGATGCCCTGGAAGCCGATGTTACTGATTTGAAAGGGAAGGTCTTCAACCCGGTTACCAAGTTGAATGCCCAAGTCATCGCCGCTGTTGTAGGCAGCGCTCTCACGGAAGACAGAGTTGTTGATGGGAAGGTAGTAGCAGAGCAAAACCAAGCCAACATGACTCTTCCCTATCGGGTACGCTTGAACTTCGATGCTTCTTTTGTGGGTCGCGATCGCCTGCGCATTCGTCTCCAAGCTCGCGATGCTGTGACTGAGTTCTTTGATGGGGATCCCGGCCTTGAGTTTGGCGGCCGTGGCGGCGGCACTTTCACCCTGGCCAAGCTGATCTACCAATTCCCAGCTTTCAACCAAGCAGCTACCATCTACACGGGTATCGTTGGCTCAGATGTGTCCGATGTATTCAACTACAGCACACCCTTCGAAGCTCTCTCCGACTTCGCCGACGCTCCCAACTCCACGGCGGATGTGCCAGGTGGAGCTCTGTTTGGCTTCCGCTACCGCCTCTCCGATCAACTGCGCTTGGCCTACAGCTACAGCACCAGGAACGCTCAAGCCTTGGGCAACGGCTTCGGCGACAGCGGTATAACCGGTAGCGACAGTGCCCACGCGGTAGAGCTGGGCTTCCTGCCGAATGAAAATCTAGAGATTTACCTCCAGTTTGCCAGTACCTATCTGCAGACGGCAAACGATGGCCCTGAGTTCTTGGCCAACGGTACAGCTCTTTTCCGTGGCCCTCTGAGAGTAACCAATGTGTCCACCTCTGCACGGGTGAACGCCTTTTCTGTGGCTGCCAACTGGGAGATTACCCCGCGGATTATTGCGTCTGGCTGGTTTACGGCGGGCAACGTTGACTATAACCTGCCCAACGTGGTACCGGCGGGCACCATCGATCCGGGCGACGAAGACTTCAACGGCTGGCTGTTTGGCTTTGCCTTCCCAGATCTGTTCATTGAGGGTGCTCAAGGGGGTGTGGTTTTTGGCCAGCCAATTGTGACCACCAAAAATGAAGGAGTTTGGGATACCCGCCCGTTCATTGTGGATGTTTACTACAGCTTCCCGGTGAACGAGTACCTCACCCTTACCCCGGCGGCCTACTTTGTGAGCAACCCCAATGGTGGCAAGCCGGGAGACAACGACCCAACCATTGGTGTAGGTGCTCTGCGGGCTGTGTTCAACTTCTGA
- a CDS encoding DUF6671 family protein: MHWKGRVAYLATLHRKEQVIGPLLAHHLGIQVQVIPLDTDQLGTFSRERPRPGDPIHTLRLKIERARQAHPASLVLASEGSFGPHPQIPWIPLNQEWVMLKVFEPGADPLELVGYAESTQTNFSHRWVQSWAEALDFAQKVGFPQHGLIALDQPENPQVIHKGIQDEATLKQVVEELLARQGGLHLETDMRALYNPTRLQVIAAATQNLIAKAQSLCPACGIPGYWRIRSVSGLPCGQCGAPTPVTKAWVYGCARCSHTHTEPVAETWADPAQCAFCNP, from the coding sequence ATGCACTGGAAAGGTCGGGTTGCCTACTTGGCAACCCTGCATCGCAAAGAGCAGGTGATCGGCCCTCTCTTGGCCCACCACCTGGGGATCCAGGTGCAAGTGATACCTCTGGACACCGACCAACTGGGCACCTTCTCGCGGGAGCGGCCTCGGCCAGGGGATCCCATCCACACCCTACGCCTGAAAATTGAGAGAGCCCGCCAAGCTCATCCCGCCTCTTTGGTTTTGGCCAGCGAGGGATCCTTTGGCCCCCACCCTCAGATCCCTTGGATTCCTTTGAACCAGGAATGGGTCATGCTCAAGGTTTTTGAACCGGGCGCGGATCCCTTGGAGCTGGTGGGCTACGCAGAAAGCACCCAAACCAACTTCAGCCATCGCTGGGTGCAGAGCTGGGCAGAAGCGCTCGACTTTGCCCAAAAAGTAGGTTTCCCGCAGCACGGTCTAATCGCCCTCGATCAACCGGAAAACCCCCAAGTTATCCACAAAGGGATCCAAGACGAAGCTACCCTGAAGCAGGTGGTAGAAGAGCTGCTGGCCCGCCAGGGAGGGCTGCACCTGGAAACCGATATGCGGGCCCTGTACAACCCAACCCGCCTACAGGTGATCGCGGCAGCCACCCAAAACCTCATCGCCAAAGCCCAAAGCCTCTGCCCGGCCTGCGGGATCCCTGGCTACTGGCGCATCCGTTCGGTCTCTGGGCTGCCCTGCGGCCAGTGTGGTGCCCCCACCCCTGTAACCAAGGCGTGGGTGTATGGCTGTGCCCGCTGTTCCCACACCCACACCGAGCCTGTGGCAGAGACCTGGGCAGATCCGGCTCAGTGCGCCTTTTGTAACCCCTAA
- a CDS encoding SulP family inorganic anion transporter, with the protein MLGQVTGQGGGVLAWRRRLSLENWRGDLFGGLTTAIVSLPMALAFGVASGAGPVAGLYGAVCVGFFAALFGGTPTLISEPTGPMTVMMTAVIAKVTASYPNQGLGPAFTVVMVGGLFQVLFGSLKLGKYITLMPYSVISGFMSGIGWIMILLQIPPLLGHASQGGVIGAVQNLPTYLLNLKFPELGLGLLTLAILFGYPKPWRRVVPPQLVALVLGTLVANLFMADWDLRRIGPIPTGLPQVQWPQLPFASLASLVLDGVVLGMLGCIDTLLTAVIADNLTRTRHDSDQELIGQGIANLVSGFLGGLPGAGATMGTVVNIQSGGRTPLAGITRALILLMVVLFAAPLTQGIPMAVLAGIAFKVGVDILDWSFLKRAHRLSLKGAAIMYGVMFMTVFVDLIAAVGVGVFVANLLTIQRLSELQAEEVKAITDADDAVDLTPREKELLRQGRGQVLLFYLSGPMIFGVSQAISRQHQAVASCQALVLDLSDVPMLGVSATLSLENAIREALDQRKQVWIVGAKGRIRQRLESLHLPLPAERFVESREAALAEAVAQLGLPLEPSPLV; encoded by the coding sequence ATGTTGGGCCAAGTGACGGGGCAAGGTGGGGGAGTGCTGGCTTGGCGTCGGCGTCTGAGCCTAGAAAACTGGCGTGGGGATCTCTTCGGTGGCCTGACGACGGCTATTGTCTCGCTGCCGATGGCCCTGGCCTTTGGGGTGGCTTCTGGTGCCGGGCCGGTGGCGGGCTTGTATGGGGCGGTGTGTGTGGGCTTTTTTGCTGCCCTGTTCGGCGGCACTCCCACCCTCATCTCCGAGCCCACCGGGCCGATGACGGTGATGATGACGGCAGTCATTGCCAAGGTTACCGCCAGCTATCCGAACCAGGGACTGGGGCCGGCCTTCACGGTGGTGATGGTGGGGGGCCTGTTTCAGGTGCTGTTTGGATCCCTGAAGCTGGGCAAATACATCACCCTTATGCCCTACAGCGTCATCTCCGGCTTTATGTCGGGAATCGGCTGGATCATGATTTTGCTGCAGATCCCGCCCCTTTTGGGCCACGCCAGCCAGGGGGGAGTGATCGGGGCGGTGCAGAACCTGCCGACCTACCTGCTCAATCTCAAGTTCCCGGAACTGGGGTTGGGGCTGCTGACCCTTGCGATCCTCTTTGGCTATCCCAAGCCTTGGCGAAGAGTGGTGCCGCCCCAGTTGGTGGCCCTGGTGCTGGGAACGCTGGTGGCCAACTTGTTCATGGCTGACTGGGATTTGCGGCGCATCGGGCCCATCCCCACCGGCTTGCCCCAGGTGCAATGGCCGCAGTTGCCCTTTGCTTCCCTGGCCAGCTTGGTGTTGGACGGGGTGGTGCTGGGCATGCTGGGCTGTATCGACACCCTCTTGACGGCGGTGATTGCCGACAACCTCACCCGCACCCGCCACGACTCCGACCAAGAGCTGATCGGGCAGGGGATCGCCAACCTGGTCTCCGGCTTCCTGGGGGGCTTGCCGGGGGCGGGGGCGACCATGGGCACGGTGGTGAATATCCAGTCAGGGGGACGTACGCCCTTGGCGGGCATCACCCGCGCCCTCATCCTCTTGATGGTGGTGCTGTTTGCCGCTCCCCTCACCCAAGGGATCCCGATGGCGGTGCTGGCGGGGATCGCCTTTAAGGTGGGGGTGGATATCCTCGACTGGAGCTTCCTGAAGCGGGCCCACCGCCTCTCCCTCAAAGGGGCAGCCATTATGTACGGGGTGATGTTCATGACGGTGTTCGTGGATCTCATCGCCGCCGTGGGGGTAGGGGTATTTGTGGCCAATTTGCTCACCATTCAGCGTCTGAGCGAGCTGCAAGCGGAAGAGGTGAAAGCCATTACCGATGCGGACGATGCCGTAGATCTCACCCCGCGGGAAAAGGAATTGCTGCGCCAGGGCCGCGGTCAGGTGTTGCTATTTTACCTGAGCGGGCCCATGATCTTCGGGGTTTCCCAGGCCATTTCCCGCCAACACCAGGCGGTGGCCTCCTGCCAGGCTTTGGTCTTGGATTTGTCCGATGTGCCGATGCTAGGCGTTTCGGCGACGCTGTCCTTGGAAAATGCCATCCGCGAAGCTCTAGATCAACGCAAACAGGTGTGGATCGTCGGGGCCAAGGGTCGGATCCGGCAGCGCTTGGAAAGCCTGCATCTGCCCTTGCCGGCAGAGCGATTTGTGGAGAGCCGGGAGGCCGCTTTGGCCGAGGCCGTCGCCCAGTTGGGCTTGCCGCTAGAACCCAGCCCCCTGGTTTGA